The following coding sequences lie in one Paenibacillus durus ATCC 35681 genomic window:
- a CDS encoding ATP-binding cassette domain-containing protein encodes MVRLAVEMRNVIKKRRSKTIGPINLELPEGHIIALVGQNGSGKSTLLSMLLKLALPEEGTIRWFGNSAEGELPMDIRRSIGYVPESPIQEESHWTPEEAACFRSRWYPEWDGDFFQEMLDKFEVPRGSRLGKMSKGERRKFEIAAALAAGPKLLLLDEPSSGLDPFAWRIMIETFQRYMDERQATIVISTHIVEEVRRLADYIVLLHKGELLGMVEKDTLLGTWSEVWVSAADEAELAELAAELPEALELSMQAPGMARMITSRLPDLEKRFAHLGVKKIKSRSLELEEILSLWTMGHRPDLVDLRRGD; translated from the coding sequence ATGGTTCGACTGGCGGTGGAGATGCGGAATGTGATCAAGAAAAGGCGCTCCAAAACGATAGGGCCGATCAACCTGGAGCTGCCGGAGGGACATATCATCGCGCTGGTGGGGCAGAACGGTTCGGGAAAAAGCACGCTTCTGAGCATGCTGCTGAAGCTGGCGCTTCCGGAAGAGGGGACCATTCGCTGGTTCGGGAATAGCGCCGAAGGCGAACTGCCGATGGATATCCGGCGGAGCATCGGCTATGTGCCGGAATCCCCGATCCAAGAGGAGAGCCACTGGACGCCGGAAGAGGCCGCTTGCTTTCGCAGCAGGTGGTATCCGGAGTGGGACGGCGATTTTTTTCAGGAAATGCTGGATAAATTCGAGGTGCCACGAGGGTCCAGGCTCGGTAAAATGTCCAAAGGTGAACGCCGCAAGTTCGAGATCGCGGCCGCGCTGGCTGCCGGTCCGAAGCTGCTGCTGCTCGACGAGCCTTCATCGGGGCTGGACCCTTTTGCCTGGCGGATCATGATCGAGACGTTCCAGCGCTATATGGATGAGCGGCAAGCGACGATCGTCATTTCCACGCATATTGTTGAGGAGGTGCGCCGGCTGGCCGATTACATCGTCCTGCTCCATAAGGGGGAGCTGCTCGGCATGGTCGAAAAAGACACGCTGCTCGGTACATGGAGCGAAGTCTGGGTCAGCGCGGCGGATGAAGCGGAACTTGCAGAGCTTGCGGCCGAGCTCCCGGAGGCGCTGGAACTGAGTATGCAGGCTCCCGGCATGGCGCGGATGATCACCTCCCGTTTGCCGGATTTAGAGAAACGCTTTGCGCATCTGGGCGTAAAGAAGATCAAGAGCCGCAGCCTGGAGTTGGAGGAGATTTTGAGCTTGTGGACCATGGGACACCGTCCCGATCTTGTCGATCTAAGGAGAGGAGACTAG